GTCCGGGCTCGCCTGGACCGGCGACGGACGTCTTTTGGTCAAGGTCGACCGCGGCGCAATGATCAAGGTCGCCCTCGCCGAACGTCGGATGGTCGACCAGGGCATCGTCGTCACCGGCCCGCTTGACGCGGGCGTGCGGCTCACCTGGTTCCGCGCCTTTGTCGACGCCGTGGTACCGGCCGGAGCGGCTGTCGAGCTCGCCGCCGCCCAGCTGGACCTGCCCGACGTCGCACCACAGACGGCCGACTGGCGGATCTCGCCGTCGCCGGACGTGCGCCTGGACCTGCTTGGTGGGTCCGCCGGCCACCGCTACCTGCACCTGCGGCTGCGGGCGCTCCCGTCACCGACTGGCGAGAGCCCAACGATCCGGCAGGTTGGCGCGCACACCGAGTCCGACGGCCCCGAAGAGCATTTGCCCCGGATCTACCGTCACACCGACGAGGCGACCTTCCTGGCTCGCCTGCTCGGCCACGCCGCCGCCGCACTCGACCACCTCGAACGCGAGATCGACGGGATCGCGAGCACGATCAACCCGGACGAGACCGCCGCGGACGCCCTCGGCTGGCTGGCCGGCTGGATGGCGTTCGACCTCCCCGGCTCGCTCGACGTTGACGCCTGGCGCGAGCTTGTCCCCCGGGCGTTGGACCTGCACGAGCGCAGGGGGACGCCTGGGTCGCTGCGCGAACTCGTGCGCCTCGTGACCGGCGCGGAGATCTCCATCGACGAGGATTTCCGACACCGGCACATCTGGCTGCTCGGCGCGGAACTCGGGTCGCGACTCGGCTGGGAGACGGGGCTGCTGGCCATCGCGCCAGACGGGCTGGTGCTGTCGGACCCGGCGGGCCTGGACCTGGGTGCCCCCAGCTGCGAACCGGAGATCGGCTCGGTCACGGTCGGCGAGGCCGCTCCGCTGCCCGCCGCGCTGTGGGGCACCGTGCTGTACGACGACACCGCGCATCGGTTTCGAATCGGCGTCAACCAGGCGACGGCGTGCATGCCCGGCGTCGTCGATGCAATCACCGCCGTTATCGAGCGGGAACGACCGGCGCACACCGAGTTCTGCGTCGAGATCGTCCGCGAAACGCTCACCGTCGGCGAGCAGGCCACGGTCGGCATCGACGCATTCGTCACGGACGGCCAACGGCCGAGTGTCGGCACGTCGCTCACTGAGCCGTCCCTGCTTCTTGAAGGTGAACAGCCCGGATCCACCACGGTCGACAGTTTGACCGTCGGCCAGTCCACCATCCCCACGCCGTACAGCGGCGCGGGCTGAACGGGCCAACATACGAAGGAGGAGGGCACGGTGCTCACCGAACCCGCTCGCAACAACTACTACTACGGCAAGCTCCTCGATGTCGGCCACTTGCAGCTGGAGCAGGACTACGGCAAACAGAAGCGCTGGTTGCTCAACCGGCTGACGCTCGGTGCCGGTGTCCTGTGCGGTTTGACCGTCAGCGTCGTCGACGACAAGCTTCAGGTCACCGGAGGCGTGGCGCTCGACCCGCTGGGTCGCGAGATCGTTG
The sequence above is drawn from the Actinomycetes bacterium genome and encodes:
- a CDS encoding phage tail protein, with protein sequence MRLPGLAVPVDLPGPFAAEPSGVASAAGGLIAVTDTDGQRLVVEDAACGETWVLPGRGSGTFVQPCGVAIGPELIWVADAGAGAVLGVSRSRLQVVTALTGFVEPGGVQMAADGALMVLDAAAGRVSRFTGARLDPDLTFGAAAASALAANLPGPIALRFLATDESGVTWLNVGDATRLVRLAEDGSWLTPLELAAGRTVGAFALSPAVLAYADTATGAVVLVNLAGGTELGLLDGFRGPVSGLAWTGDGRLLVKVDRGAMIKVALAERRMVDQGIVVTGPLDAGVRLTWFRAFVDAVVPAGAAVELAAAQLDLPDVAPQTADWRISPSPDVRLDLLGGSAGHRYLHLRLRALPSPTGESPTIRQVGAHTESDGPEEHLPRIYRHTDEATFLARLLGHAAAALDHLEREIDGIASTINPDETAADALGWLAGWMAFDLPGSLDVDAWRELVPRALDLHERRGTPGSLRELVRLVTGAEISIDEDFRHRHIWLLGAELGSRLGWETGLLAIAPDGLVLSDPAGLDLGAPSCEPEIGSVTVGEAAPLPAALWGTVLYDDTAHRFRIGVNQATACMPGVVDAITAVIERERPAHTEFCVEIVRETLTVGEQATVGIDAFVTDGQRPSVGTSLTEPSLLLEGEQPGSTTVDSLTVGQSTIPTPYSGAG